In the Halalkalicoccus subterraneus genome, AGGAGGCCCTCGAATTCTTCGAACACGACACGCGGCTCAAGAGCCGCCTCCAGCTCCTCTCGGACGTGGGACTCGACTACATGCGACTGGGCCAGCCCTCGACGACGCTTTCGGGAGGTGAGGCCCAGCGTATCAAACTCGCCGAGGAATTGGGCAAGCGAAACACCGGTGACACGCTCTACCTGCTCGACGAACCCACGACGGGCCTCCATAGCGAGGACGAGCGAAAGCTCATCAGCGTGCTTCAGCGGCTGGTCGACAACGGCAACTCGGTCGTCGTGGTCGAACACGAACTCGACCTCGTGAAGAACGCCGACCACATCGTCGACCTGGGCCCCGAGGGCGGCGAGAATGGAGGGAAAATCGTCGCCGAGGGAACGCCCGAAGCGGTCGCCGAGATCGAGGCCTCACACACGGGTCGCTACCTCCGGGACCTGCTTCCCGCGGTCGACATCGAGGGCCCCCGCGCCGACGAGCGTCGGCCGGCGATCGCCGACGACGACTGATCCGCGGAAGCTCGGTCGTCCGCGCCTTCTTTTCCTTGCATCCCGTAGTTCAGAGTATGACCACCGTCTATGCGGCCATGCGGAACACGCTGCTCGTCGCCCGCGGGGACGACGACAGCGGCTGGCGAAGCGAACGCCGCCTCGGCGAGTACGACCTCCAGTGTCTCGCCGTCTCGCCCGAGGCTCCTGAGCGGGTCTTCGTCGGCACCTTCGAGAACGGTCCCCTCAGAAGCGCCGACGGCGGGCGTTCGTTCGAGCGAGTCGGCGATGGAATCGACGCCGACCGGGTGATGAGCGCGACCGTCAGTCCCCACGACCCCGAGGCGGTCTGGGTCGGCACCGAACCGAGCGCGGTCTACCGCTCCCGGGACGCCGGCGACAGTTGGGAGCGAGTGGAGGGGATCACCGACCAGCCCTCCGAGCCCGAGTGGTACTTCCCGCCCAGACCGGACACCCACCACGTCCGGTGGATCGAACTCGATCCGCACGATCCTCGGCGAGTGTACGTCGGGATCGAACTCGGCGCGCTACTCGTGAGCGACGACGCCGGCGGGACGTGG is a window encoding:
- a CDS encoding WD40/YVTN/BNR-like repeat-containing protein, with the translated sequence MTTVYAAMRNTLLVARGDDDSGWRSERRLGEYDLQCLAVSPEAPERVFVGTFENGPLRSADGGRSFERVGDGIDADRVMSATVSPHDPEAVWVGTEPSAVYRSRDAGDSWERVEGITDQPSEPEWYFPPRPDTHHVRWIELDPHDPRRVYVGIELGALLVSDDAGGTWRERPPGSRRDNHSLSTHPDDPGRVYSAAGDGYAESHDGGESWTHLQEGLDHRYCWSVCPDPSDPDAVLVSSASGARSAHSPGSADSYVYRRRDGIWERLHDRGLPMGEGVVRAVLAVHEGEFYAANNRGLFRSEDGGESWARLPIDWSEEFERQAPRGLVVV